In Deltaproteobacteria bacterium CG11_big_fil_rev_8_21_14_0_20_49_13, the genomic stretch TAGTTCAGCCTGACCCCGTTTTACGTTTTAATGTAATATTTAACTCGCTGTCAATAGTTAAATAGTTCAGCCTGACCCCGTTTTCGTTTTCGTTTTTGATTTGATTCAGCCTGACCCCGTTTTCGTTTTCGTGACCCCGTTTTCGTTTTCGTTTTTGACCGTTTTTGACCCCGTTTTACGTTTCTTTAAAAAGTCCTAGACATTTTTTGTGTCATATAATAGCCATGGCGGTCAGGAGGAAGATCATATGACAACACCAACAGCAGCAGTGAGCAGTAAGGTTCCGGCTTGGGTAGGCGCCATACTGGATATTTCGTTCGATGGCGTCAATTTTGAGGCTACTAACGTTGGCCAGCACCATAACGAGTGGTACGCTCGGACGGCCTGCAACAGGGATGATTGGTTTAACGACAATTTCGATATATCGACCTATAAAACTGCAAAGAAGTTCTTCTTTCAAGTAGACATAAACAGCGAGGTTCCGATAGGTCTTTATAATAAGGGGACGGTCGTTTTTGCTTATGACCTTGCAACACAAAAGTGGGGGATGAATGCTATGGTTAATGGCGCCAAGTGGCTCTTTTGTTCGCCGGATAGCGTTATTAGCAGGGTTTTTGAGGGCATTGATTGCCTTGTGAGAGACACGGAAGACCCGATCACGGATGAAGATCTAGATGCGGTCTTGGCGATAACAAACAGTGTTAAAGGCGACTGGTCTGGCATCCTGAAGAGGAGCGCCCTTTATCATGCCGCGGAGGGAGATTGCAAGAAAGTGCGCGCATCCATTTTTCCCGGATCCGGTTTTTCCGATGTGGCAGGAGAAGTGGTTTATTGAGGCCGCTGAGAGGCATAAAAAAACAATTTCGTGGTCACCTCTGAAAGAGGTGACCCCCAATGAAGCCGCGGCTTTGCTTGCCGGTCCTATGTAAAATGTTTCGTCTGGGCGTGGCAGATGGCGGCGGCTAGCGCGTCTGCGGCGTCGGGCGATGCCACTTCGGGGAGCTTCAACAAGTTCTTAACCATCATTGCAACTTGAGCTTTTTCGGCGTTGCCGTATCCTACCAGCGCCTTCTTAATTTCACGCGTAGAATATTCGTGAACTGGAAGCGCCGCCTGCGATACGGCAAGGAGGGCAACGCCTCTTGCGTGGCCCAGTATGAGGGCCGAGCGGACGTTCTTTGCAACAAAGACCTCTTCAACCGCTGCGCATTCCGGTTTATATTGCCTGATGATAAGCGTCAGCTCTTTATGGATGTGTAAAAGTTTTTGGGCAAGGTCCAGTTTGGCAGAAGGGGATATGACACCGTTATCTACATGGGTTACACTGTGGCCGTCCTTTTTAACTATTCCCCAGCCGGTCGTTTGGGTTCCCGGATCGATTCCAATTATAATCATTTGCCAGCAAGGCCAGCAAGGCAAGCAAGGCAAGCAAGGCTAAGAAGGCTTGCTGTTGCTGACTGCTGAAATCAACCTTGATATTTTTCTAGATAAAACAGGTGTTTTTTCTACAATGGCATTAACATCAATGCTGTCCGAAAGTTCAAGTTCACCGAATATATAAAGTTGGGTCCTTAGTTCAGCGGTTGACCCCTTTGCAATATAAAGATATCGCATAAATTCATTTGCGCTTTTTCGTTCACTTCCTTCTGCAATATTGGAGGGTATTGATAACGCGGACCGTTGCATCTGATCTTGGAGTGAAAAATAACCTTTGTTATCTATTTTTTGCCAGATGTTAAAGATTTGAATTGCCAGATCTTTTCCTTCATTCCAAACTTCCAAATCCTGAAAATTCGAATTAGCCATCTCATTAACCTTGCTGGCTTTGCTGGCCTGTATCCTTGCTGGCCGGGTTAGGACAGTTTTTCTATTTCGCTCGAGTCTATATCGAAATTAGCGTAGACGTTTTGGACGTCTTCGTGGTCTTCCAGGTTCTCCATGAGGTTGAGCATCTTTCTTGCATCGTCGCCGGCGAGCTTTATCTCGTTCTGAGGGACCATCTCAACGCCGGCTTCGATAGGTTTAAGTCCCGCATCTTCACAGGCCTTTTTAACGGCGTCAAATGAGCTCGGATCTGTAATAACGTCGTGACCGTTGCCTAAGTTGACGATATCCTCGGCACCGGCCTCGAGGGCTACTTCCATAAGCTGGTCTTCTGTGACTGTCTCGTCGAATGTTAACACGCCTTTTTTGTTGAACATCCATGCAACGCAACCGGCTTCGCCAAGGTTCCCGCCGCCCTTGGAGATCATGTGGCGGAGCTCGGCGACCGTTCTCTTGTTATTGTCCGTCAGGCACTGGATAAGCATGGCGACCCCGCCGATGCCGTAGCCTTCATAGGTTATCTCTTCATAGGTAACGCCTTCGAGTTCGCCGGAACCGCGTTTGATGGCGCGGGTGACGTTGTCGTTCGGCATGTTATACTGTCTTGCTTTTTCGATAATGGTGCGGAGCCTCGGGTTTTTGTCCGGGTCGCCGCCGCCAATTTTTGCAGCAACCGCTATCTCCTTGATAAACTTAGAGAATAGCTTGCCTCTCTTTGCATCGGCTGCGCCTTTCTTGTGTTTAATTGTCGCCCATTTTGAATGTCCTGACATACGTTTCTCCTTGCCCCGAACTGGTTGAGGTGGGGGTGTTTTTTATTTTAAGTGAGGAGGGGGCTAACATACAAATATTCAATATGGAAGGAAAAAATGACAGCCATTTATAAAGGACTTCTCATAACGGATGCTCCATAAAAATACCGGGGCCGTTGGTCATGGCGGCGATGAAGTCTGTCCCTATTTGGGGAGATCGCTTCGTTTTCGCTCGCGATTACAGTTGACACTTTTGGGGATTTTAGCTAAGAGCCCCGCATGTTTGATATCAAAGAAGCGTTAACCTTTGATGATGTTCTTCTAATTCCCCAAGAAACGAGCGTTTTGCCGAAAGATTGCGACCTTTCTACAAGGTTCACCCCCCGCATCACTCTGGCCTTACCGCTTGTCTCGGCCGCAATGGATACGGTGACCGAAAGTGCCACCGCCATCGCTATGGCAGTTGAGGGAGGGATCGGCATCATTCACAGGAACCTGTCCGTCGAAGACCAGGCTAGAGAGGTCCGCAAGGTCAAAAGGTTCGAAAGCGGAATTGTTTTTGAGCCCATAACCATCGAGGCCGAAAAGACGGTCAGGCAGGCGGTTGAGCTTAAAGAGCTCCACAAAGTTTCCGGATTTCCGGTTGTTAGGGGCGGGAAACTTGTGGGCATACTCACCAACCGTGATATTGTGGCGGCGCGCGACCATTCAAAGAGCGTCTCTTCTGCAATGACTCCCATTGAAGAGCTCATAACCCTTCGCGAGGGTGAGTCGGTAGATAAGGCGCGCGACCTTCTCTTTTCCAACAGGATAGAAAAGCTTCCCATTGTCAACGCCTCAGGCGAATTGAGGGGCCTCATCACGGTAAAGGATGTTGAGAAGCAGACAACGAGTCCTAACGCTACGCGAGATGAGCACGGGCGTCTTAGGGTTGGCGCGGCGATCGGGGCGGGGCCTAAAGAGATAGAACGCTCGGCGGCATTAATTGAAGCCGGTGTTGACTGCGTTGTAATCGACACCGCACACGCATTTTCAAAGGGTGTTCTTGAGACCATCAAGATATTTAAAAAGGAATTCAAAGATAAAGAGCTCGTTGCCGGAAATATTGCAACGGCCGAGGCGGCCGAGGCGCTGATCAAACACGGTGCGGACGCCGTCAAGGTTGGCATGGGTCCGGGTAGCATATGCACAACCCGCGTGGTTTCTGGCGTTGGCATGCCGCAGGTCACGGCCATCGCGAATTGTGCCGAGGTTGCAAGGAAGAAGGGCATTCCCGTGATAGGCGACGGCGGCATAAAATTCTCGGGCGACCTCACGAAGGCGGTCGCGGCGGGGGCCGATAGCATAATGATAGGTTCTCTCTTTGCCGGCACCGACGAATCGCCTGGCGAGATGTTCATGTATCAGGGGCGTCCTTATAAAGGCTACCGCGGAATGGGTTCGCTCGGTGCCATGAACAGGGGGAGCAAAGAGAGATATTGCCAGGGTCATATTACGGAAACCGACAAGTTTGTTCCCGAGGGTATCGAAGGAAGGGTCCCTCATAAGGGAAGACTTTCGCAGGTTCTCCACCAGCTGATAGGCGGTTTGCGTTCCGGCATGGGCTATGTGGGCTGTGCCAACATAACAGAGCTTCAGACCAAGGCAAAGTTCGTGAAAATTTCGCCGGCTGGGCTCCGTGAGGGCCATGTGCACGATGTAGCTATAACAAAAGAGGCTCCAAATTATAGAGGAGAATGAATTTGTGGGCACCTCTATAAACTACTCACTCTGTCATTGCGAGCCCCGAAGGGGCGCGGCAATCCCCCATAAACACTTGATTTATGGAGATTGCTTCGTNNNNNNNNNNNNNNATCTCCTGGATCAAATTGTATAAATGGGATCCTTCGGCCTTTGGCCTTCAGGATGACAGTAATCTTATGGACAAAATATTGGTATTAGACTTTGGTTCTCAAACGACACAGCTTATAGCGAGAAGGGTTCGTGAGATCCATGTTTATTCGGAGATACATCCATTTAACATGCCGCTGGAACAAATAAAGGCGTTCGGGGCAAAGGGGATAGTCCTTTCCGGAAGCCCGGCACGCATCTGCTACGACGGCGTTCCCAGAATGGACCCGAAGATCCTGGAACTTGGAGTCCCGGTCCTGGGCATATGCTACGGCATGCAGGAGATGGCCCGAATCTTGGGCGGCAAGGTTGGTGTTGCCGGAACTCGCGAATATGGATTTGCCGAGATAATCAGGAAAAGTGAAAGTAAGCTCCTAGACGGTGTCTATAACGAAAAGGGACTTGCAACGGTCTGGATGTCCCACAACGATGTGGTGGTGAAAGTTCCCGATAATTTTATTATAACGTCCGTTACTAATGACTGCCCGGTTGCCTCGATGGAAAGTAAAGATGGAAGGCTCATAGGCACGCAGTACCATCCCGAGGTCACCCATACAAAGGCCGGAAAGAAGATATTCGACAATTTCGTGAAGAATATATGCAAGTGCGCGCTCTCGTGGACGATGCAGTCGTTCATTGAGCACGAGGTGAAGGCCATCAAGGAAAAGGTTGGAAAGGAGCACGTTGTGTTGGGCCTTTCCGGAGGCGTCGATTCATCTGTTGCCGCGATCCTCATACAAAAGGCGATCGGCGACCAGCTTACCTGTATCTTTGTCGACAACGGGTTGCTCCGAAAGGACGAGGCCAAAAAGGTGGAGAAGATGTTCCGCGATAAGTTCAAGCTGAACCTCGTGTGTGTCGATGCCGTGGATCGGTTCTTAGACGAACTGAAAGGTGTGAGCGATCCCGAGAAGAAGAGAAAGATAATAGGGCGTGTCTTTATCGAGGTCTTTGAAAATGAGGCAAAACGAATTACGAGCCACGAATCACAAGTCACGTTTTTGGCGCAGGGAACGCTTTATCCAGATGTTATCGAGAGCGTTTCTTTCCGAGGCCCTTCATGCATGATAAAGAGCCATCATAATGTAGGCGGGCTTCCCGAAAAGATGGGACTTAAGCTTGTAGAACCCCTGCGGGAACTTTTTAAAGATGAGGTGCGTGAGCTCGGCCGAGCCCTCGGCATGCCCGACGAATCGATCAACCGTCAGCCGTTCCCCGGCCCCGGCCTTGCGGTAAGACTTATCGGCGACATAACAAAGAAGGACCTGGAGCTTTTGCGCGAGGCGGACGATATTCTGCTCGCAGAGATAAAAGAGGCCGGTTTTTACGACAAGCTCTGGCAGGCGTTCTGCGTCCTCCTTCCCATCAACACCGTCGGAGTTATGGGAGATGAAAGGACCTACGAACGCGTTGTTGCCATACGCGCCGTTAACAGCACCGACGGCATGACCGCCGACTGGGCCGAACTTCCGCACGAACTTCTCAAGAAGATATCGAACAGGATAATAAACGGCGTCAAGGGCATTAACCGCGTCGTTTACGACATCTCCAGCAAGCCGCCCTCAACGATCGAATGGGAATAGCGAGATAAAATGAACTATAATTTCTATATCGGGATCACCGCCGCGGTACTTACAAGTACGGCCTTTTTGCCGCAGGTCCTGAAGGTCAGAAGGACCCGTCACACAAAGGACCTCTCTATAGTAATGTATGTCACCTTCACCATAGGCGTTGCCCTTTGGACCATATATGGCGTTATTTTAGGTGAATGGCCCATTATACTTGCCAACAGCTTTACCTTGCTCCTTAGCGGATATCTTTTGTATCTTAAGACAAAGTTCGGCTGATATATGCATCGTTAAGTTTGAGGTGTACTTTCATCCGTTTCTGGGGTAGGCTCTCCAAAAAAACAAGAGAGGAAGACAAAATGAACAACGGCTTTTTCGGGCTCAACATTGCGCCCAAGATCTTAGAGATCATAGCAGGTCTTAAATTTACTACCCCAACGCCCATCCAGCAAAAGACCATCCCGATAGCGATGGAAGGGAAGGACCTGATCGGTATCGCCCAGACAGGGACGGGAAAGACGATGGCCTTCGCCATCCCCATGGTCCAGCGCCTTGCCCAGATAAAGGGAAAGGGGCTGGTGCTTGTTCCCACAAGAGAACTTGCATTGCAGGTGAACGAGAGCTTTTTGAAAATAGCGAGCCTGTTCGGGTTAAAGACGGCGGTCCTGATTGGCGGGGCTTCGATGCACAATCAGCTACAGGACCTCAGAAGAAAGCCCAGGGTCATTATAGCAACTCCGGGACGCCTGATGGACCATCTTGAAAGAAGGAGCGCCTCTTTGAGCGATGTGTCGATCCTTGTGCTGGATGAAGCGGATAGGATGCTCGACATGGGTTTTGCGCCGCAGATAAAAAGGGTCCTTAGTTATGTGCCTAAGGAAAAACAGGTAATGCTCTTTTCGGCAACGATACCGGTCGAGATAGTCAGCGTTGCCAACGCTTATATGAAACTTCCCATTCGTGTGGAAGTGGCGCCCACAGGGACCGCGGCTGAAGGGATAGTGCAGGAGCTTTTTATCGTGAGAAAAGAGGCAAAGCCGAGGCTTTTGGGAAAGATACTTTCTGAATACCACGGTTCTGTGCTGATATTTACAAGGACCAAGATAGGGGCAAAAAGGACGGCAAGGGTGATCAGGGAGATGCGCCACACCGCGGCTGAGATACATTCAGACCGTTCTCTCGGCCAGAGACAAGAGGCGTTGCAGGGTTTTAAGTCGGGCAAATACAGGATTCTCGTGGCAACGGACATCGCCGCAAGGGGGATCGATGTCATCGGCATCGAACTCGTTATCAACTACGATATTCCGGACGATGCCGAGAACTATGTCCATCGCATAGGCCGTACCGGCCGCGCCGGAAGAGAAGGCCGGGCGATCTCATTCGCAACGCCGGACCAGGGCCGCGATGTGAGAGATATAGAGAGGATAATGAACAGTACCCTTAATATTTCCGAACATCCGGATGTTCCCAAGGAACATTTCACAAAGACCGCCGCGCCAAGGGTGGGTTTCATAGGCAAGCGCGGGCGTGGTAACAGGTCGTTTCGAGGCCGTTCACGGCCGGGGATAAGACACTAGCCTTAAATAGCTATTAACTTTTTATAGCTGACGGGCATTATGTCAAATTAGGCTGCGATCGAAGTTTTGATTCTACTGCTAAAGGTCCAATATATTTCCACGGCCCAGTATCCATTTTGGATCGAACTTTTGCTTGAGCTCTTTCATCTTTGCGATGACATCGGACGGGTATTGTATCTTTAAAAGGTCGTGTTTTATCTTTCCGATTCCGTGCTCGCCCGCAACACCTCCGCCAAGTTCCGCCGCGCGTCTGGATTGAAGCTTAACAAGTTCCTTTACCTTGGCCTTTTCTTCCGAGGTCCTGCAAAGGTAGGTCGTGTGGGGATGGCCATCGCCTAAGTGACCGTACATGGTGAAATCGATATTTAGGGGCAAAGCTTCTTCGTATGTCTTCTTCATCGTGACGAGCATTTTATCTTTTGGCACCCACCAGTCGCCCGACACCTTGCCGCCACCGGCTTTTTCTATCTTTTCGTTCGTCTCCGATATTACCTGCGGTATCTGATGACGAAGCGCGTGGAGATTCTCCTTTTCCTTGTCGGTCACGGCTATTATCGTCTGTTCCAGAAGGTGGGGATATTTTTCAAGAGCCTTTGAGATGAGTTCGAACCACTTTTCAATTATTGGTTCAAGCGGACCATCGAACGATTCGTCCTTTATATAAAGGCACGCCTTTATATCGTCGGTGAACTTTGGGCAGGCGTCACAGGTCTTCATTAAAGAGATGGCGAATGTGTCTATATATTCTATCGCACGTGGCCGGTAGTTATTCTTGTTGGTCTCGTCGATGAATGAGAGCGCCTCAATGTGAGAAGGGAATGGGACGAGCATTACAAATATCTTTGGGATCTTGGGAAGGAGGTCAAATACTATCCTTGTGATAACGGCCAGCGTCCCCTCCGAACCTATTAGCCGGTCTATTTCGAAGCCTTCAAGGAAATATCCACCGTGACCCTTGATCGCCGCGGGAGGGGCGGAACTACCTCGTGAAAATGTCCCGGTCGTCCCGTCCGCCTTTATGAAGGATACCTCTCTTACAAAGCTCCTTGTGGGGCCGTATTTATAAAAATCCTCGCCCGTCGCGTTCGTTGCCACGGTGCCGCCAACAAAGGCGTTGTCGCAGGATGTCGGGGCCACTGGATAATGAAGCCCCTTCTCTTCTACTATCCTTTGAAAGTCCTTTGCAATAACGGCTGGCTCTACGATGGCGTAACCACGGCCTTCTTTTTCGCCAATGTCTATGATCTTGTTAAAGCGGTCGGTGGCAAGAAGTATTCCCCCTTCGGCAACGGAGGAGCCGGTCATTGAAGTGCGGGCGCCGCAGACGGTGAGGGGAGTGCCGTTACCGTTGCACCATTTGACGACCTCAATGACCTCCTGCATGTCGCGCGGCCGTACAACCGCGTCGGGGTCCCCTGCCATAACGGCGTCCCTCTTGTATGTTTCCACCCTTGGGTCGCCTTTATAGATTATATCCCTACATCGTGGTCCGGTTTCGGCCGGATTGTTTGGACTGATAGAGCTTATCATCGGCATCTTTAATGAGCGCTTCAAAGTTCTTGTGTTCCGTTCCTTCGTTAAGGCTTGATATGCCCATCGATACGGTTATCGGTATCTTGTGGCCTTCAAAAGTGAACGGCTCGGAGGCTATCTTCGTCCTTATCCTTTCGGCAAGCTTGAACGCCCCGGCCTTGTTCGTTCCCCTTAAAATAACGCAGAATTCTTCGCCGCCGTAACGGGCAAGGATGTCTTCATTGCGCGTCATGTCCTTGAATATTCTGGCAAGTTGCTGAAGTATCATGTCTCCCGCCAGATGCCCGTGAGTGTCGTTCACCTTCTTGAAGAGATCGATGTCTATCATGAAGAGCGAAAGGGAAGCCTTGTTTCTCTTTGAGATACTGAACTCTTCTTTCAAACGCTCCAGAAGAAAACGCTTGTTATAGACGTTGGTCACAGGGTCTATAACGGCCATCTTATAGAGCTCCTTGTGGAATATGTTCTCGGTCTCTCCCTGCAACGCGAACTTGAATATGGTAACCGAGCTGATCTGGATCTTGTCGCCGTCGCTAAGCTCTTTTTTGGCGGTTATTCTTTCACCGTTCACAAAGGTGCCGTTGGTGCTCCCCATGTCCTCTATTATGAAGCCCTTCGGCGATACATCTATCTTTAGATGCTGGCGGCTTATTCTCTGGTCGTTTATGACCACATTGGCGTCAGGTGAACGGCCTATAACTGTTGAACCTTCCTGAAGATTTATAAGCTTTCCGATCAAAGGGCCCGAAAGAAATAGGAGATAGGCATGTTTTATGGCCTCTTCTTCTATCTTTGTTACCTGTGTAATTACCGTCTTTTCGACCACGTCTTTTTCTTTTTGTGACATATGAGAAAGGCAACTATACAGAATCAATTGTCGTTTCGCAACCATCTTCTATTCGGTTGACTTTTGGGGCCAAAAATTGATAGATAATCACTTCGAATTGCCCTAGAAAAGGAGAAAAGAGAAGATGGTTAAGTCCGCAGAAATACTCAAGATTAATATCGAAGATGAAATGAAGAGTAGCTACCTTGATTACGCGATGAGCGTTATCATAGGAAGGGCGCTTCCCGACGTCAGGGACGGCCTAAAACCTGCCCATAGGCGCGTGCTTTACGCGATGTATAGCGAAGGTCTTCTTTCAAATAAGCGTTATTCGAAATGCGCAGGTGTGGTCGGCGAGGTTCTAAAGAAATACCATCCGCACGGCGATTCCTCGGTCTATGACACATTGGTCCGCATGGCGCAGGACTGGAACATGCGCTATCCCTTGATAGACGGACAGGGGAACTTTGGTAGCGTCGACGGAGACTCTGCGGCCGCTTACCGTTATACCGAGGCGAGGCTTGCCAAGATAGCAGAAGAGATGCTCTCCGATATCGACAAGGAGACCGTCGATTTTGTTCCAAATTTCGACGGTTCAACGGAAGAGCCGGTCGTGCTTCCCTCGCGTACGCCGAACCTTCTTATCAACGGGAGTGAAGGCATCGCGGTGGGTATGGCCACAAAGATCCCTCCGCACAATCTGAACGAAGTGTGCGAGGCACTTCTTGCTCTAGTTAAAGATCCAGCGCTCACTATAAAAGAGCTGATGAAATATATCCCTGGCCCCGATTTCCCCACCGCCGCCTTCATTCACGGGCGCGACGGTATCA encodes the following:
- a CDS encoding DEAD/DEAH box helicase, whose protein sequence is MNNGFFGLNIAPKILEIIAGLKFTTPTPIQQKTIPIAMEGKDLIGIAQTGTGKTMAFAIPMVQRLAQIKGKGLVLVPTRELALQVNESFLKIASLFGLKTAVLIGGASMHNQLQDLRRKPRVIIATPGRLMDHLERRSASLSDVSILVLDEADRMLDMGFAPQIKRVLSYVPKEKQVMLFSATIPVEIVSVANAYMKLPIRVEVAPTGTAAEGIVQELFIVRKEAKPRLLGKILSEYHGSVLIFTRTKIGAKRTARVIREMRHTAAEIHSDRSLGQRQEALQGFKSGKYRILVATDIAARGIDVIGIELVINYDIPDDAENYVHRIGRTGRAGREGRAISFATPDQGRDVRDIERIMNSTLNISEHPDVPKEHFTKTAAPRVGFIGKRGRGNRSFRGRSRPGIRH
- a CDS encoding GGDEF domain-containing protein; this encodes MVAKRQLILYSCLSHMSQKEKDVVEKTVITQVTKIEEEAIKHAYLLFLSGPLIGKLINLQEGSTVIGRSPDANVVINDQRISRQHLKIDVSPKGFIIEDMGSTNGTFVNGERITAKKELSDGDKIQISSVTIFKFALQGETENIFHKELYKMAVIDPVTNVYNKRFLLERLKEEFSISKRNKASLSLFMIDIDLFKKVNDTHGHLAGDMILQQLARIFKDMTRNEDILARYGGEEFCVILRGTNKAGAFKLAERIRTKIASEPFTFEGHKIPITVSMGISSLNEGTEHKNFEALIKDADDKLYQSKQSGRNRTTM
- a CDS encoding crossover junction endodeoxyribonuclease RuvC, which gives rise to MIIIGIDPGTQTTGWGIVKKDGHSVTHVDNGVISPSAKLDLAQKLLHIHKELTLIIRQYKPECAAVEEVFVAKNVRSALILGHARGVALLAVSQAALPVHEYSTREIKKALVGYGNAEKAQVAMMVKNLLKLPEVASPDAADALAAAICHAQTKHFT
- a CDS encoding YebC/PmpR family DNA-binding transcriptional regulator, which translates into the protein MSGHSKWATIKHKKGAADAKRGKLFSKFIKEIAVAAKIGGGDPDKNPRLRTIIEKARQYNMPNDNVTRAIKRGSGELEGVTYEEITYEGYGIGGVAMLIQCLTDNNKRTVAELRHMISKGGGNLGEAGCVAWMFNKKGVLTFDETVTEDQLMEVALEAGAEDIVNLGNGHDVITDPSSFDAVKKACEDAGLKPIEAGVEMVPQNEIKLAGDDARKMLNLMENLEDHEDVQNVYANFDIDSSEIEKLS
- a CDS encoding four helix bundle protein, which translates into the protein MANSNFQDLEVWNEGKDLAIQIFNIWQKIDNKGYFSLQDQMQRSALSIPSNIAEGSERKSANEFMRYLYIAKGSTAELRTQLYIFGELELSDSIDVNAIVEKTPVLSRKISRLISAVSNSKPS
- a CDS encoding glutamine-hydrolyzing GMP synthase, with amino-acid sequence MDKILVLDFGSQTTQLIARRVREIHVYSEIHPFNMPLEQIKAFGAKGIVLSGSPARICYDGVPRMDPKILELGVPVLGICYGMQEMARILGGKVGVAGTREYGFAEIIRKSESKLLDGVYNEKGLATVWMSHNDVVVKVPDNFIITSVTNDCPVASMESKDGRLIGTQYHPEVTHTKAGKKIFDNFVKNICKCALSWTMQSFIEHEVKAIKEKVGKEHVVLGLSGGVDSSVAAILIQKAIGDQLTCIFVDNGLLRKDEAKKVEKMFRDKFKLNLVCVDAVDRFLDELKGVSDPEKKRKIIGRVFIEVFENEAKRITSHESQVTFLAQGTLYPDVIESVSFRGPSCMIKSHHNVGGLPEKMGLKLVEPLRELFKDEVRELGRALGMPDESINRQPFPGPGLAVRLIGDITKKDLELLREADDILLAEIKEAGFYDKLWQAFCVLLPINTVGVMGDERTYERVVAIRAVNSTDGMTADWAELPHELLKKISNRIINGVKGINRVVYDISSKPPSTIEWE
- a CDS encoding IMP dehydrogenase, which gives rise to MFDIKEALTFDDVLLIPQETSVLPKDCDLSTRFTPRITLALPLVSAAMDTVTESATAIAMAVEGGIGIIHRNLSVEDQAREVRKVKRFESGIVFEPITIEAEKTVRQAVELKELHKVSGFPVVRGGKLVGILTNRDIVAARDHSKSVSSAMTPIEELITLREGESVDKARDLLFSNRIEKLPIVNASGELRGLITVKDVEKQTTSPNATRDEHGRLRVGAAIGAGPKEIERSAALIEAGVDCVVIDTAHAFSKGVLETIKIFKKEFKDKELVAGNIATAEAAEALIKHGADAVKVGMGPGSICTTRVVSGVGMPQVTAIANCAEVARKKGIPVIGDGGIKFSGDLTKAVAAGADSIMIGSLFAGTDESPGEMFMYQGRPYKGYRGMGSLGAMNRGSKERYCQGHITETDKFVPEGIEGRVPHKGRLSQVLHQLIGGLRSGMGYVGCANITELQTKAKFVKISPAGLREGHVHDVAITKEAPNYRGE